Proteins found in one Vulpes vulpes isolate BD-2025 chromosome 13, VulVul3, whole genome shotgun sequence genomic segment:
- the ATP8B2 gene encoding phospholipid-transporting ATPase ID isoform X1 has product MSKGSWRGYARGAVSWDAAAEQLQSSDLVTTVLPLTPPPEEERRARANDREYNEKFQYASNCIKTSKYNILTFLPVNLFEQFQEVANTYFLFLLILQLIPQVSSLSWFTTIVPLVLVLAITAVKDATDDYFRHKSDNQVNNRQSQVLINGSLQQEQWMNVCVGDIIKLENNQFVAADLLLLCSSEPHGLCYIETAELDGETNMKVRQAIPVTSELGDISRLAKFDGEVVCEPPNNKLDKFSGTLYWKESKFPLSNQNMLLRGCVLRNTEWCFGLVVFAGPDTKLMQNSGRTKFKRTSIDRLMNTLVLWIFGFLVCMGVILAIGNAIWEHEVGTRFQVYLPWDEAVNSAFFSGFLSFWSYIIILNTVVPISLYVSVEVIRLGHSYFINWDKKMFCAKKRTPAEARTTTLNEELGQVEYVFSDKTGTLTQNIMVFSKCSISGHSYGDVFDVLGHKAELGERPEPVDFSFNPLADKKFLFWDSTLLEAVKMGDPHTHEFFRLLSLCHTVMSEEKNEGELYYKAQSPDEGALVTAARNFGFVFRSRTPKTITVHEMGTAVTYQLLAILDFNNIRKRMSVIVRNPEGRIRLYCKGADTLLLDRLHPSTPELLSTTTDHLNEYAGEGLRTLVLAYKDLDEEYYGAWAQRRLQASLAQDSREDRLASVYEEVESDMVLLGATAIEDKLQQGVPETIALLTLANIKIWVLTGDKQETAVNIGYSCKMLTDDMTEVFVVTGHTVLEVREELRKAREKMMDASHSVGNGFTCQERRSSAKLTSVLEAVAGEYALVINGHSLAHALEADMELEFLETACACKAVICCRVTPLQKAQVVELVKKHKKAVTLAIGDGANDVSMIKTAHIGVGISGQEGIQAVLASDYSFSQFKFLQRLLLVHGRWSYLRMCKFLCYFFYKNFAFTMVHFWFGFFCGFSAQTVYDQYFITLYNIVYTSLPVLAMGVFDQDVPEQRSMEYPKLYEPGQLNLLFNKRQFFICIARGIYTSVLMFFIPYGVFAEATRDDGTQLADYQSFAVTVATSLVIVVSVQIGLDTGYWTAINHFFIWGSLAVYFAILFAMHSNGLFDMFPNQFRFVGNAQNTLAQPTVWLTITLTTVVCIMPVVAFRFLKLSLKPDLSDTVRYTQLVRKKQKAQHRCLRRVGRTSSRRSGYAFSHQEGFGELIMSGKNMRLSSLALASFATRSSSNWIESLRRKKSDSASSPCGAADKSLKE; this is encoded by the exons ATGAGCAAAGGCTCCTGGAGGGGGTATGCACGTGGGGCTGTGAGCTGGGATGCTGCCGCAGAGCAGTTGCAGAGCAGTGACCTGGTGACCACCGTCTTGccactcaccccacccccag aagaagaaaggagggcaCGAGCCAATGACCGAGAATACAACGAGAAGTTCCAGTATGCG AGTAACTGCATCAAAACCTCCAAGTACAATATTCTCACCTTCCTGCCCGTCAACCTCTTTGAGCAGTTCCAGGAAGTTGCCAATACCTACTTCCTGTTCCTTCTCATTCTGCAG TTGATCCCGCAGGTGTCTTCCCTGTCCTGGTTCACCACCATCGTGCCTTTGGTTCTTGTCCTTGCCATCACAGCTGTGAAAGATGCCACTGATGACTAT TTCCGCCACAAGAGTGATAACCAGGTGAATAACCGGCAGTCTCAAGTGCTCATCAATGGAAG CCTCCAGCAAGAGCAGTGGATGAATGTCTGTGTTGGTGATATTATCAAGCTAGAAAATAATCAGTTTGTGGCG GCGGATCTCCTCCTCCTTTGCAGCAGTGAGCCCCATGGCCTGTGTTACATAGAGACAGCAGAACTTGATGG AGAGACCAACATGAAAGTGCGCCAGGCAATCCCAGTCACCTCGGAGTTGGGAGACATCAGTAGGCTCGCCAAGTTTGATG GTGAGGTCGTCTGCGAGCCTCCCAACAACAAGCTGGACAAGTTCAGTGGGACCCTTTACTGGAAGGAGAGCAAGTTCCCCCTGAGCAACCAGAACATGCTCCTGCGAGGCTGCGTGCTGCGGAACACCGAGTGGTGCTTTGGGCTGGTCGTCTTTGCAG GTCCTGACACTAAGCTGATGCAGAACAGTGGCAGGACCAAGTTCAAGAGAACAAGTATTGATCGCCTAATGAATACACTGGTGCTCTGG ATTTTTGGATTCCTGGTGTGTATGGGGGTGATCCTGGCCATTGGCAATGCCATCTGGGAGCATGAGGTTGGGACGCGCTTCCAGGTTTACCTGCCCTGGGACGAGGCAGTGAACAGTGCCTTCTTCTCTGGCTTCCTCTCCTTTTGGTCTTACATCATCATCCTCAACACCGTTGTGCCCATATCGCTCTATGTCAG TGTGGAAGTCATCCGCCTGGGCCACAGCTACTTCATCAATTGGGACAAGAAAATGTTTTGTGCGAAGAAGCGGACACCTGCTGAGGCGCGCACCACCACCCTGAATGAGGAGCTGGGTCAGGTGGAGTATGTGTTTTCTGACAAGACGGGCACCCTCACCCAGAACATCATGGTCTTCAGCAAGTGCTCCATCAGCGGCCACAGCTACG GGGACGTGTTTGAtgtcctgggacacaaggctgaaTTGGGAGAG AGACCAGAGCCCGTCGACTTCTCCTTCAATCCTCTGGCCGACAAGAAGTTCTTATTTTGGGACTCTACGCTCTTGGAGGCTGTCAAGATGGGAGACCCCCACACGCATGAGTTCTTCCGCCTCCTTTCTCTGTGTCATACTGTCATGTCAGAAGAAAAGAACGAAG ggGAGCTGTACTACAAGGCTCAGTCCCCGGACGAGGGGGCCCTGGTCACCGCAGCCAGGAACTTCGGTTTTGTATTCCGCTCTCGCACCCCCAAAACCATCACTGTCCACGAGATGGGCACAGCCGTCACCTATCAGCTGCTGGCCATCCTGGACTTCAATAATATCCGCAAGCGGATGTCAGTCATCG TGCGCAATCCAGAAGGGAGGATCCGACTCTACTGCAAAGGGGCTGACACTCTCCTGCTGGACAGACTCCACCCGTCCACCCCGGAACTGCTCAGCACCACCACTGACCACCTGAAT GAGTATGCAGGGGAAGGGCTGAGGACCCTGGTTCTGGCCTACAAGGATCTGGATGAAGAGTATTATGGGGCGTGGGCCCAGAGGCGGCTGCAAGCCAGCCTGGCCCAGGACAGCCGGGAGGACAGGCTGGCCAGCGTGTACGAGGAGGTTGAGAGCGACATGGTG TTGCTGGGTGCAACAGCCATTGAGGACAAGCTTCAGCAGGGGGTCCCGGAGACAATTGCCCTCCTGACGCTGGCCAACATCAAGATTTGGGTACTGACTGGAGATAAGCAAG AGACGGCCGTGAACATCGGCTATTCTTGCAAGATGCTGACGGACGACATGACAGAGGTGTTCGTGGTCACTGGCCACACTGTCCTGGAAGTACGGGAGGAGCTCAG GAAAGCCCGGGAGAAGATGATGGATGCGTCCCACTCGGTGGGAAACGGCTTCACTTGCCAGGAGAGGCGTTCGTCCGCCAAGCTCACCTCTGTCCTGGAGGCCGTGGCTGGCGAGTATGCTCTGGTCATCAACGGGCACAGCCTG GCCCATGCGTTGGAGGCAGACATGGAGCTGGAGTTTCTGGAGACGGCCTGTGCGTGCAAAGCTGTCATCTGCTGCCGCGTGACCCCTCTGCAGAAGGCACAAGTGGTGGAGCTGGTTAAGAAACACAAGAAAGCCGTGACCCTCGCCATTGGGGATGGAGCCAACGATGTCAGCATGATCAAAA CGGCTCACATTGGCGTGGGCATCAGTGGACAGGAGGGCATCCAGGCTGTGCTGGCCTCCGACTACTCCTTCTCCCAGTTCAAGTTCCTGCAGCGCCTCTTGCTGGTCCACGGGCGCTGGTCCTACCTGCGCATGTGCAAGTTCCTCTGCTATTTCTTCTACAAGAACTTTGCCTTCACCATGGTCCACTTCTGGTTTGGCTTCTTCTGCGGCTTCTCTGCCCAG ACCGTCTACGATCAGTATTTTATCACCCTTTATAACATCGTGTACACGTCCCTTCCGGTCCTAGCCATGGGGGTCTTTGACCAG GACGTCCCTGAGCAACGGAGCATGGAGTACCCTAAGCTGTATGAACCAGGCCAGCTGAACCTGCTCTTCAACAAACGCCAATTTTTCATCTGCATTGCCCGAGGCATCTATACCTCCGTGCTCATGTTCTTCATCCCCTATGGGGTGTTTGCTGAGGCTACTCGGGATGATGGCACCCAGCTGGCTGACTACCAGTCTTTTGCAGTCACTGTGGCTACTTCATTGGTCATCGTGGTCAGCGTGCAG ATTGGGCTGGACACAGGCTATTGGACAGCCATCAACCACTTCTTCATCTGGGGCAGCCTAGCTGTTTACTTCGCCATCCTCTTTGCCATGCACAGCAATGGGCTCTTCGATATGTTTCCAAACCAGTTCCGGTTTGTGG GCAATGCCCAGAACACCCTGGCCCAGCCCACTGTGTGGCTGACCATCACTCTCACCACGGTCGTCTGCATCATGCCTGTTGTCGCCTTCCGGTTCCTTAAGCTGAGTCTGAAGCCTGATCTCTCTGACACG GTCCGCTATACCCAGCTggtgagaaagaagcagaaggcCCAGCACCGATGCTTGCGGCGGGTGGGCCGCACCAGTTCACGTCGCTCGGGCTATGCCTTCTCCCATCAGGAGGGCTTTGGGGAGCTCATTATGTCAGGCAAGAACATGCGGCTCAGCTCCCTGGCACTGGCCAGCTTTGCCACGCGCTCCAGCTCCAACTGGATCGAGAGCCTACGCAGGAAGAAGAGTGACAGTGCCAGCAGCCCCTGCGGTGCGGCCGACAAGTCTCTCAAGGAGTGA
- the ATP8B2 gene encoding phospholipid-transporting ATPase ID isoform X3, with the protein MALCAQKRPPEEERRARANDREYNEKFQYASNCIKTSKYNILTFLPVNLFEQFQEVANTYFLFLLILQLIPQVSSLSWFTTIVPLVLVLAITAVKDATDDYFRHKSDNQVNNRQSQVLINGSLQQEQWMNVCVGDIIKLENNQFVAADLLLLCSSEPHGLCYIETAELDGETNMKVRQAIPVTSELGDISRLAKFDGEVVCEPPNNKLDKFSGTLYWKESKFPLSNQNMLLRGCVLRNTEWCFGLVVFAGPDTKLMQNSGRTKFKRTSIDRLMNTLVLWIFGFLVCMGVILAIGNAIWEHEVGTRFQVYLPWDEAVNSAFFSGFLSFWSYIIILNTVVPISLYVSVEVIRLGHSYFINWDKKMFCAKKRTPAEARTTTLNEELGQVEYVFSDKTGTLTQNIMVFSKCSISGHSYGDVFDVLGHKAELGERPEPVDFSFNPLADKKFLFWDSTLLEAVKMGDPHTHEFFRLLSLCHTVMSEEKNEGELYYKAQSPDEGALVTAARNFGFVFRSRTPKTITVHEMGTAVTYQLLAILDFNNIRKRMSVIVRNPEGRIRLYCKGADTLLLDRLHPSTPELLSTTTDHLNEYAGEGLRTLVLAYKDLDEEYYGAWAQRRLQASLAQDSREDRLASVYEEVESDMVLLGATAIEDKLQQGVPETIALLTLANIKIWVLTGDKQETAVNIGYSCKMLTDDMTEVFVVTGHTVLEVREELRKAREKMMDASHSVGNGFTCQERRSSAKLTSVLEAVAGEYALVINGHSLAHALEADMELEFLETACACKAVICCRVTPLQKAQVVELVKKHKKAVTLAIGDGANDVSMIKTAHIGVGISGQEGIQAVLASDYSFSQFKFLQRLLLVHGRWSYLRMCKFLCYFFYKNFAFTMVHFWFGFFCGFSAQTVYDQYFITLYNIVYTSLPVLAMGVFDQDVPEQRSMEYPKLYEPGQLNLLFNKRQFFICIARGIYTSVLMFFIPYGVFAEATRDDGTQLADYQSFAVTVATSLVIVVSVQIGLDTGYWTAINHFFIWGSLAVYFAILFAMHSNGLFDMFPNQFRFVGNAQNTLAQPTVWLTITLTTVVCIMPVVAFRFLKLSLKPDLSDTVRYTQLVRKKQKAQHRCLRRVGRTSSRRSGYAFSHQEGFGELIMSGKNMRLSSLALASFATRSSSNWIESLRRKKSDSASSPCGAADKSLKE; encoded by the exons aagaagaaaggagggcaCGAGCCAATGACCGAGAATACAACGAGAAGTTCCAGTATGCG AGTAACTGCATCAAAACCTCCAAGTACAATATTCTCACCTTCCTGCCCGTCAACCTCTTTGAGCAGTTCCAGGAAGTTGCCAATACCTACTTCCTGTTCCTTCTCATTCTGCAG TTGATCCCGCAGGTGTCTTCCCTGTCCTGGTTCACCACCATCGTGCCTTTGGTTCTTGTCCTTGCCATCACAGCTGTGAAAGATGCCACTGATGACTAT TTCCGCCACAAGAGTGATAACCAGGTGAATAACCGGCAGTCTCAAGTGCTCATCAATGGAAG CCTCCAGCAAGAGCAGTGGATGAATGTCTGTGTTGGTGATATTATCAAGCTAGAAAATAATCAGTTTGTGGCG GCGGATCTCCTCCTCCTTTGCAGCAGTGAGCCCCATGGCCTGTGTTACATAGAGACAGCAGAACTTGATGG AGAGACCAACATGAAAGTGCGCCAGGCAATCCCAGTCACCTCGGAGTTGGGAGACATCAGTAGGCTCGCCAAGTTTGATG GTGAGGTCGTCTGCGAGCCTCCCAACAACAAGCTGGACAAGTTCAGTGGGACCCTTTACTGGAAGGAGAGCAAGTTCCCCCTGAGCAACCAGAACATGCTCCTGCGAGGCTGCGTGCTGCGGAACACCGAGTGGTGCTTTGGGCTGGTCGTCTTTGCAG GTCCTGACACTAAGCTGATGCAGAACAGTGGCAGGACCAAGTTCAAGAGAACAAGTATTGATCGCCTAATGAATACACTGGTGCTCTGG ATTTTTGGATTCCTGGTGTGTATGGGGGTGATCCTGGCCATTGGCAATGCCATCTGGGAGCATGAGGTTGGGACGCGCTTCCAGGTTTACCTGCCCTGGGACGAGGCAGTGAACAGTGCCTTCTTCTCTGGCTTCCTCTCCTTTTGGTCTTACATCATCATCCTCAACACCGTTGTGCCCATATCGCTCTATGTCAG TGTGGAAGTCATCCGCCTGGGCCACAGCTACTTCATCAATTGGGACAAGAAAATGTTTTGTGCGAAGAAGCGGACACCTGCTGAGGCGCGCACCACCACCCTGAATGAGGAGCTGGGTCAGGTGGAGTATGTGTTTTCTGACAAGACGGGCACCCTCACCCAGAACATCATGGTCTTCAGCAAGTGCTCCATCAGCGGCCACAGCTACG GGGACGTGTTTGAtgtcctgggacacaaggctgaaTTGGGAGAG AGACCAGAGCCCGTCGACTTCTCCTTCAATCCTCTGGCCGACAAGAAGTTCTTATTTTGGGACTCTACGCTCTTGGAGGCTGTCAAGATGGGAGACCCCCACACGCATGAGTTCTTCCGCCTCCTTTCTCTGTGTCATACTGTCATGTCAGAAGAAAAGAACGAAG ggGAGCTGTACTACAAGGCTCAGTCCCCGGACGAGGGGGCCCTGGTCACCGCAGCCAGGAACTTCGGTTTTGTATTCCGCTCTCGCACCCCCAAAACCATCACTGTCCACGAGATGGGCACAGCCGTCACCTATCAGCTGCTGGCCATCCTGGACTTCAATAATATCCGCAAGCGGATGTCAGTCATCG TGCGCAATCCAGAAGGGAGGATCCGACTCTACTGCAAAGGGGCTGACACTCTCCTGCTGGACAGACTCCACCCGTCCACCCCGGAACTGCTCAGCACCACCACTGACCACCTGAAT GAGTATGCAGGGGAAGGGCTGAGGACCCTGGTTCTGGCCTACAAGGATCTGGATGAAGAGTATTATGGGGCGTGGGCCCAGAGGCGGCTGCAAGCCAGCCTGGCCCAGGACAGCCGGGAGGACAGGCTGGCCAGCGTGTACGAGGAGGTTGAGAGCGACATGGTG TTGCTGGGTGCAACAGCCATTGAGGACAAGCTTCAGCAGGGGGTCCCGGAGACAATTGCCCTCCTGACGCTGGCCAACATCAAGATTTGGGTACTGACTGGAGATAAGCAAG AGACGGCCGTGAACATCGGCTATTCTTGCAAGATGCTGACGGACGACATGACAGAGGTGTTCGTGGTCACTGGCCACACTGTCCTGGAAGTACGGGAGGAGCTCAG GAAAGCCCGGGAGAAGATGATGGATGCGTCCCACTCGGTGGGAAACGGCTTCACTTGCCAGGAGAGGCGTTCGTCCGCCAAGCTCACCTCTGTCCTGGAGGCCGTGGCTGGCGAGTATGCTCTGGTCATCAACGGGCACAGCCTG GCCCATGCGTTGGAGGCAGACATGGAGCTGGAGTTTCTGGAGACGGCCTGTGCGTGCAAAGCTGTCATCTGCTGCCGCGTGACCCCTCTGCAGAAGGCACAAGTGGTGGAGCTGGTTAAGAAACACAAGAAAGCCGTGACCCTCGCCATTGGGGATGGAGCCAACGATGTCAGCATGATCAAAA CGGCTCACATTGGCGTGGGCATCAGTGGACAGGAGGGCATCCAGGCTGTGCTGGCCTCCGACTACTCCTTCTCCCAGTTCAAGTTCCTGCAGCGCCTCTTGCTGGTCCACGGGCGCTGGTCCTACCTGCGCATGTGCAAGTTCCTCTGCTATTTCTTCTACAAGAACTTTGCCTTCACCATGGTCCACTTCTGGTTTGGCTTCTTCTGCGGCTTCTCTGCCCAG ACCGTCTACGATCAGTATTTTATCACCCTTTATAACATCGTGTACACGTCCCTTCCGGTCCTAGCCATGGGGGTCTTTGACCAG GACGTCCCTGAGCAACGGAGCATGGAGTACCCTAAGCTGTATGAACCAGGCCAGCTGAACCTGCTCTTCAACAAACGCCAATTTTTCATCTGCATTGCCCGAGGCATCTATACCTCCGTGCTCATGTTCTTCATCCCCTATGGGGTGTTTGCTGAGGCTACTCGGGATGATGGCACCCAGCTGGCTGACTACCAGTCTTTTGCAGTCACTGTGGCTACTTCATTGGTCATCGTGGTCAGCGTGCAG ATTGGGCTGGACACAGGCTATTGGACAGCCATCAACCACTTCTTCATCTGGGGCAGCCTAGCTGTTTACTTCGCCATCCTCTTTGCCATGCACAGCAATGGGCTCTTCGATATGTTTCCAAACCAGTTCCGGTTTGTGG GCAATGCCCAGAACACCCTGGCCCAGCCCACTGTGTGGCTGACCATCACTCTCACCACGGTCGTCTGCATCATGCCTGTTGTCGCCTTCCGGTTCCTTAAGCTGAGTCTGAAGCCTGATCTCTCTGACACG GTCCGCTATACCCAGCTggtgagaaagaagcagaaggcCCAGCACCGATGCTTGCGGCGGGTGGGCCGCACCAGTTCACGTCGCTCGGGCTATGCCTTCTCCCATCAGGAGGGCTTTGGGGAGCTCATTATGTCAGGCAAGAACATGCGGCTCAGCTCCCTGGCACTGGCCAGCTTTGCCACGCGCTCCAGCTCCAACTGGATCGAGAGCCTACGCAGGAAGAAGAGTGACAGTGCCAGCAGCCCCTGCGGTGCGGCCGACAAGTCTCTCAAGGAGTGA
- the ATP8B2 gene encoding phospholipid-transporting ATPase ID isoform X4 translates to MGTLSAVLLLSVWPFLLVCFLLCRVSHGIAGTLLGEMALCAQKRPPEEERRARANDREYNEKFQYASNCIKTSKYNILTFLPVNLFEQFQEVANTYFLFLLILQLIPQVSSLSWFTTIVPLVLVLAITAVKDATDDYFRHKSDNQVNNRQSQVLINGSLQQEQWMNVCVGDIIKLENNQFVAADLLLLCSSEPHGLCYIETAELDGETNMKVRQAIPVTSELGDISRLAKFDGEVVCEPPNNKLDKFSGTLYWKESKFPLSNQNMLLRGCVLRNTEWCFGLVVFAGPDTKLMQNSGRTKFKRTSIDRLMNTLVLWIFGFLVCMGVILAIGNAIWEHEVGTRFQVYLPWDEAVNSAFFSGFLSFWSYIIILNTVVPISLYVSVEVIRLGHSYFINWDKKMFCAKKRTPAEARTTTLNEELGQVEYVFSDKTGTLTQNIMVFSKCSISGHSYGDVFDVLGHKAELGERPEPVDFSFNPLADKKFLFWDSTLLEAVKMGDPHTHEFFRLLSLCHTVMSEEKNEGELYYKAQSPDEGALVTAARNFGFVFRSRTPKTITVHEMGTAVTYQLLAILDFNNIRKRMSVIVRNPEGRIRLYCKGADTLLLDRLHPSTPELLSTTTDHLNEYAGEGLRTLVLAYKDLDEEYYGAWAQRRLQASLAQDSREDRLASVYEEVESDMVLLGATAIEDKLQQGVPETIALLTLANIKIWVLTGDKQETAVNIGYSCKMLTDDMTEVFVVTGHTVLEVREELRKAREKMMDASHSVGNGFTCQERRSSAKLTSVLEAVAGEYALVINGHSLAHALEADMELEFLETACACKAVICCRVTPLQKAQVVELVKKHKKAVTLAIGDGANDVSMIKTAHIGVGISGQEGIQAVLASDYSFSQFKFLQRLLLVHGRWSYLRMCKFLCYFFYKNFAFTMVHFWFGFFCGFSAQTVYDQYFITLYNIVYTSLPVLAMGVFDQDVPEQRSMEYPKLYEPGQLNLLFNKRQFFICIARGIYTSVLMFFIPYGVFAEATRDDGTQLADYQSFAVTVATSLVIVVSVQIGLDTGYWTAINHFFIWGSLAVYFAILFAMHSNGLFDMFPNQFRFVGNAQNTLAQPTVWLTITLTTVVCIMPVVAFRFLKLSLKPDLSDTVRYTQLVRKKQKAQHRCLRRVGRTSSRRSGYAFSHQEGFGELIMSGKNMRLSSLALASFATRSSSNWIESLRRKKSDSASSPCGAADKSLKE, encoded by the exons aagaagaaaggagggcaCGAGCCAATGACCGAGAATACAACGAGAAGTTCCAGTATGCG AGTAACTGCATCAAAACCTCCAAGTACAATATTCTCACCTTCCTGCCCGTCAACCTCTTTGAGCAGTTCCAGGAAGTTGCCAATACCTACTTCCTGTTCCTTCTCATTCTGCAG TTGATCCCGCAGGTGTCTTCCCTGTCCTGGTTCACCACCATCGTGCCTTTGGTTCTTGTCCTTGCCATCACAGCTGTGAAAGATGCCACTGATGACTAT TTCCGCCACAAGAGTGATAACCAGGTGAATAACCGGCAGTCTCAAGTGCTCATCAATGGAAG CCTCCAGCAAGAGCAGTGGATGAATGTCTGTGTTGGTGATATTATCAAGCTAGAAAATAATCAGTTTGTGGCG GCGGATCTCCTCCTCCTTTGCAGCAGTGAGCCCCATGGCCTGTGTTACATAGAGACAGCAGAACTTGATGG AGAGACCAACATGAAAGTGCGCCAGGCAATCCCAGTCACCTCGGAGTTGGGAGACATCAGTAGGCTCGCCAAGTTTGATG GTGAGGTCGTCTGCGAGCCTCCCAACAACAAGCTGGACAAGTTCAGTGGGACCCTTTACTGGAAGGAGAGCAAGTTCCCCCTGAGCAACCAGAACATGCTCCTGCGAGGCTGCGTGCTGCGGAACACCGAGTGGTGCTTTGGGCTGGTCGTCTTTGCAG GTCCTGACACTAAGCTGATGCAGAACAGTGGCAGGACCAAGTTCAAGAGAACAAGTATTGATCGCCTAATGAATACACTGGTGCTCTGG ATTTTTGGATTCCTGGTGTGTATGGGGGTGATCCTGGCCATTGGCAATGCCATCTGGGAGCATGAGGTTGGGACGCGCTTCCAGGTTTACCTGCCCTGGGACGAGGCAGTGAACAGTGCCTTCTTCTCTGGCTTCCTCTCCTTTTGGTCTTACATCATCATCCTCAACACCGTTGTGCCCATATCGCTCTATGTCAG TGTGGAAGTCATCCGCCTGGGCCACAGCTACTTCATCAATTGGGACAAGAAAATGTTTTGTGCGAAGAAGCGGACACCTGCTGAGGCGCGCACCACCACCCTGAATGAGGAGCTGGGTCAGGTGGAGTATGTGTTTTCTGACAAGACGGGCACCCTCACCCAGAACATCATGGTCTTCAGCAAGTGCTCCATCAGCGGCCACAGCTACG GGGACGTGTTTGAtgtcctgggacacaaggctgaaTTGGGAGAG AGACCAGAGCCCGTCGACTTCTCCTTCAATCCTCTGGCCGACAAGAAGTTCTTATTTTGGGACTCTACGCTCTTGGAGGCTGTCAAGATGGGAGACCCCCACACGCATGAGTTCTTCCGCCTCCTTTCTCTGTGTCATACTGTCATGTCAGAAGAAAAGAACGAAG ggGAGCTGTACTACAAGGCTCAGTCCCCGGACGAGGGGGCCCTGGTCACCGCAGCCAGGAACTTCGGTTTTGTATTCCGCTCTCGCACCCCCAAAACCATCACTGTCCACGAGATGGGCACAGCCGTCACCTATCAGCTGCTGGCCATCCTGGACTTCAATAATATCCGCAAGCGGATGTCAGTCATCG TGCGCAATCCAGAAGGGAGGATCCGACTCTACTGCAAAGGGGCTGACACTCTCCTGCTGGACAGACTCCACCCGTCCACCCCGGAACTGCTCAGCACCACCACTGACCACCTGAAT GAGTATGCAGGGGAAGGGCTGAGGACCCTGGTTCTGGCCTACAAGGATCTGGATGAAGAGTATTATGGGGCGTGGGCCCAGAGGCGGCTGCAAGCCAGCCTGGCCCAGGACAGCCGGGAGGACAGGCTGGCCAGCGTGTACGAGGAGGTTGAGAGCGACATGGTG TTGCTGGGTGCAACAGCCATTGAGGACAAGCTTCAGCAGGGGGTCCCGGAGACAATTGCCCTCCTGACGCTGGCCAACATCAAGATTTGGGTACTGACTGGAGATAAGCAAG AGACGGCCGTGAACATCGGCTATTCTTGCAAGATGCTGACGGACGACATGACAGAGGTGTTCGTGGTCACTGGCCACACTGTCCTGGAAGTACGGGAGGAGCTCAG GAAAGCCCGGGAGAAGATGATGGATGCGTCCCACTCGGTGGGAAACGGCTTCACTTGCCAGGAGAGGCGTTCGTCCGCCAAGCTCACCTCTGTCCTGGAGGCCGTGGCTGGCGAGTATGCTCTGGTCATCAACGGGCACAGCCTG GCCCATGCGTTGGAGGCAGACATGGAGCTGGAGTTTCTGGAGACGGCCTGTGCGTGCAAAGCTGTCATCTGCTGCCGCGTGACCCCTCTGCAGAAGGCACAAGTGGTGGAGCTGGTTAAGAAACACAAGAAAGCCGTGACCCTCGCCATTGGGGATGGAGCCAACGATGTCAGCATGATCAAAA CGGCTCACATTGGCGTGGGCATCAGTGGACAGGAGGGCATCCAGGCTGTGCTGGCCTCCGACTACTCCTTCTCCCAGTTCAAGTTCCTGCAGCGCCTCTTGCTGGTCCACGGGCGCTGGTCCTACCTGCGCATGTGCAAGTTCCTCTGCTATTTCTTCTACAAGAACTTTGCCTTCACCATGGTCCACTTCTGGTTTGGCTTCTTCTGCGGCTTCTCTGCCCAG ACCGTCTACGATCAGTATTTTATCACCCTTTATAACATCGTGTACACGTCCCTTCCGGTCCTAGCCATGGGGGTCTTTGACCAG GACGTCCCTGAGCAACGGAGCATGGAGTACCCTAAGCTGTATGAACCAGGCCAGCTGAACCTGCTCTTCAACAAACGCCAATTTTTCATCTGCATTGCCCGAGGCATCTATACCTCCGTGCTCATGTTCTTCATCCCCTATGGGGTGTTTGCTGAGGCTACTCGGGATGATGGCACCCAGCTGGCTGACTACCAGTCTTTTGCAGTCACTGTGGCTACTTCATTGGTCATCGTGGTCAGCGTGCAG ATTGGGCTGGACACAGGCTATTGGACAGCCATCAACCACTTCTTCATCTGGGGCAGCCTAGCTGTTTACTTCGCCATCCTCTTTGCCATGCACAGCAATGGGCTCTTCGATATGTTTCCAAACCAGTTCCGGTTTGTGG GCAATGCCCAGAACACCCTGGCCCAGCCCACTGTGTGGCTGACCATCACTCTCACCACGGTCGTCTGCATCATGCCTGTTGTCGCCTTCCGGTTCCTTAAGCTGAGTCTGAAGCCTGATCTCTCTGACACG GTCCGCTATACCCAGCTggtgagaaagaagcagaaggcCCAGCACCGATGCTTGCGGCGGGTGGGCCGCACCAGTTCACGTCGCTCGGGCTATGCCTTCTCCCATCAGGAGGGCTTTGGGGAGCTCATTATGTCAGGCAAGAACATGCGGCTCAGCTCCCTGGCACTGGCCAGCTTTGCCACGCGCTCCAGCTCCAACTGGATCGAGAGCCTACGCAGGAAGAAGAGTGACAGTGCCAGCAGCCCCTGCGGTGCGGCCGACAAGTCTCTCAAGGAGTGA